A window of the Vigna angularis cultivar LongXiaoDou No.4 chromosome 3, ASM1680809v1, whole genome shotgun sequence genome harbors these coding sequences:
- the LOC108326265 gene encoding histone H2A variant 1: MAGKGGKGLLAAKTTAANKDKDKDKKRPISRSSRAGIQFPVGRIHRQLKQRVQANGRVGATAAVYLASILEYLTAEVLELAGNASKDLKVKRITPRHLQLAIRGDEELDTLIKGTIAGGGVIPHIHKSLINKTVKD; this comes from the exons ATGGCGGGAAAAGGAGGGAAGGGGCTTCTTGCAGCGAAAACCACGGCAGCCAACAAGGACAAAGACAAAGACAAGAAACGACCTATTTCTCGCTCATCTCGTGCAGGAATCCAG TTTCCTGTGGGTCGTATCCATAGACAGCTGAAACAAAGGGTCCAGGCCAATGGACGTGTTGGGGCCACTGCTGCAGTATACTTGGCCTCAATTCTTGAGTATCTGACTGCTGAGGTTCTTGAACTGGCTGGGAATGCAAGTAAGGATCTCAAGGTGAAGAGGATAACACCAAGGCATTTGCAGCTGGCTATCAGGGGAGATGAGGAGCTGGATACCCTTATCAAAGGGACCATTGCTGGTGGTGGTGTCATTCCTCACATTCACAAGTCCTTGATCAACAAAACCGTAAAGGACTAA
- the LOC128195820 gene encoding beta-carotene isomerase D27, chloroplastic-like: MEAKLVAQCKTPTLISPHWKPKSPCVVAVLARPAADVSGQTRKTNVYKDSFFDHIAINHMSKCLQEATGLKNSKSGYESLVEAATMASQNFSPTQQPQLVTQALHRAFPNPLFLLIKKVLPPSKFTRTLFAIFTTLFFAWLVGPSEVRESDMDEGRREKNVVHIKKCRFLEEANCVGMCINLCKLPTQSFIKDSLGMSVNMVPNFDDMSCEMIFGQEPPESTDDPALKQPCYKLCKAKKNHGTNCLVNAAGEKRQ; encoded by the exons ATGGAAGCAAAATTGGTTGCGCAGTGCAAGACTCCAACCCTAATTTCACCTCATTGGAAACCAAAAAGCCCTTGTGTAGTTGCAGTGCTGGCAAGGCCTGCTGCTGACGTTTCAGGACAAACAAGAAAAACTAATGTGTACAAAGATTCTTTTTTTGATCACATAGCCATAAATCACATGTCAAAATGCCTTCAAGAGGCAACAG GACTCAAAAACAGTAAGAGTGGGTATGAGAGCCTAGTAGAAGCAGCTACCATGGCTTCACAGAATTTTAGTCCCACTCAACAACCTCAACTTGTCACTCAAGCACTTCATAGAGCCTTCCCCAACCCATTGTTTTTATTG ATAAAGAAAGTGTTACCACCGTCTAAATTCACGAGGACATTGTTTGCCATCTTCACCACTTTGTTCTTTGCATGGCTAGTGGGCCCCTCCGAG GTGAGAGAATCGGACATGGACGAGgggagaagagaaaaaaatgtagtTCACATAAAAAAGTGCAG ATTTTTAGAGGAGGCAAATTGTGTAGGGATGTGTATCAATCTTTGCAAACTACCAACTCAATCATTCATTAAGGATTCTCTGGGTATGTCAGTCAACATGGTCCCTA ATTTTGATGACATGAGTTGCGAGATGATATTTGGCCAGGAACCACCAGAATCAACAGATGATCCTGCACTCAAGCAACCCTGCTATAAACTAT GCAAGGCGAAAAAAAACCATGGAACGAATTGCCTCGTTAATGCAGCAGGTGAGAAACGG CAgtag
- the LOC108324035 gene encoding protein LONGIFOLIA 2 isoform X1 gives MTTGIVRDQNLEKHIHKQMGCMAGFLQIFDRHQILTGKRIYSPKRLPPASPEPDKVTASPARSMQSPAREVVQSEPKASSPALPVLEFKEGTRSSWKFSREAPRLSLDSRAMVDAKGTLHLHTREIPSENDGDKQRRSTSVIAKLMGLEPLPDSEPGPGPIAKLQRSASESRVSRDLSLPLPLPQCRFLDTNNFPSAVQVTNVVLENNNAAIDARLSNGRAADPPRQRAKKSFYDSADFFPEPKHTASVYGEIERRLRMRGINEPSKDLHTLKHILEALQLKGLLHSNGKSNQSPIVVMKPVRSVNRTGSDSPPPAPLLRSSPRRSLRVGNENRRIDQNERGSMSQSNRALSSSPNRRKHRIVEPQRKVCVDSRRGSVSVSPVHSPKTSPRRNAGNQQVPCGSPRMRRNVEPKLKMLGGAEDESSTVSENSFSTSSYPDTERYRLEEYKEGKDLLDRCDKLLNSIAEITAANELQPSPVSVLDSSFDKDDWCSPSPITKRCIDYKDQAAESEDDMWSAALCSSEEAASEDCDFVYVSEILRACSYLPEESDIFLLLEKQQCLKGKDTSKASTLQRRLIFDTLQEILERNQQLPPWKAVSYGEQRQKIWSEFRRIREREESESEDLFKVICGVLKKDMAEEMRGWGEWAVEMGDVVLDIERLVFKDLVGETIRELASFSPHCNNDKLPALRRKLLF, from the exons atgacgACTGGTATAGTACGAGACCAGAACCTGGagaaacacattcacaagcagaTGGGGTGCATGGCTGGCTTTCTTCAGATCTTTGACCGTCATCAGATACTCACTGGAAAACGCATCTATTCCCCCAAACGTCTACCTCCG GCCTCACCGGAACCTGACAAAGTTACTGCCTCGCCGGCTCGTTCCATGCAGTCGCCGGCTAGGGAGGTGGTCCAATCCGAACCCAAGGCGAGTTCTCCTGCGCTCCCTGTTCTGGAATTCAAGGAAGGCACGCGTTCCTCTTGGAAGTTCTCGCGAGAGGCTCCGAGACTGTCTCTTGACAGCAGAGCCATGGTGGACGCAAAAGGAACTCTTCACCTTCACACGCGAGAGATCCCCTCGGAGAATGATGGAGACAAGCAGCGTCGTTCCACCAGCGTCATTGCCAAGCTTATGGGCCTGGAGCCCCTGCCCGATTCAGAGCCCGGACCAGGGCCCATAGCAAAGCTGCAGAGATCCGCTTCGGAGTCCAGAGTGTCCAGAGATCTGTCTCTGCCTCTGCCACTGCCACAGTGTCGTTTTCTGGACACAAACAATTTCCCAAGCGCGGTTCAGGTCACCAATGTAGTCCTCGAGAATAATAATGCTGCCATCGATGCCCGATTGAGCAATGGCAGAGCTGCAGATCCACCCAGGCAAAGGGCCAAGAAGAGTTTCTACGACTCGGCGGATTTCTTCCCCGAGCCCAAACACACCGCTTCGGTGTACGGGGAGATTGAGAGGAGGTTGCGGATGCGAGGGATTAACGAGCCATCCAAGGATCTCCACACTCTCAAACACATCCTGGAGGCCTTGCAGCTCAAGGGGCTTTTGCATTCCAACGGCAAATCCAATCAATCTCCCATTGTCGTTATGAAACCTGTCCGATCGGTGAACCGGACCGGTAGCGATTCTCCTCCTCCCGCCCCTCTCCTCCGGTCCAGTCCTCGCCGGAGCCTCCGTGTTGGGAACGAGAACAGGAGGATTGACCAAAACGAGCGAGGTTCAATGAGTCAAAGCAACAGAGCACTAAGCTCGAGTCCAAACAGGAGAAAGCATCGAATCGTGGAACCTCAGAGGAAAGTGTGCGTTGATTCAAGAAGGGGGTCTGTGTCTGTCTCTCCGGTTCATTCTCCCAAGACGAGCCCAAGAAGGAATGCAGGCAATCAGCAGGTGCCATGTGGATCGCCTAGGATGAGAAGAAATGTGGAGCCTAAGTTGAAAATGCTGGGTGGGGCAGAGGATGAATCGTCCACAGTCTCAGAGAACAGCTTCAGCACCTCTTCATATCCCGATACAGAG AGGTACAGGTTGGAAGAGTACAAGGAAGGGAAAGATCTGCTGGATAGGTGTGATAAGCTGCTGAACAGCATAGCAGAAATAACAGCAGCCAACGAGTTGCAACCGAGTCCAGTATCGGTTCTGGACTCGTCGTTTGACAAGGACGACTGGTGTTCACCATCCCCTATAACCAAACGCTGCATTGATTACAAAG ATCAAGCGGCGGAGTCAGAAGATGATATGTGGAGTGCGGCACTGTGCAGTAGCGAGGAGGCAGCGTCGGAGGATTGCGATTTCGTGTACGTATCGGAGATTCTTCGAGCGTGCAGTTACTTGCCGGAAGAGAGCGACATTTTTCTGTTACTGGAGAAGCAGCAATGCCTGAAAGGAAAGGATACCTCAAAGGCTTCGACGCTGCAGAGGCGGTTGATCTTCGACACTCTCCAGGAGATCCTGGAGCGGAACCAACAGTTGCCGCCGTGGAAGGCGGTGTCGTACGGCGAGCAGAGGCAGAAGATCTGGTCGGAGTTTCGGAGGATCCGAGAGAGGGAAGAATCGGAATCGGAGGACTTGTTCAAGGTTATATGCGGAGTGTTGAAGAAGGACATGGCGGAGGAAATGCGGGGGTGGGGAGAATGGGCGGTGGAGATGGGAGATGTGGTGTTAGACATTGAACGTCTGGTGTTCAAAGATCTGGTTGGCGAAACCATTAGAGAACTCGCTTCGTTTTCTCCTCATTGTAACAACGACAAGCTACCCGCGCTTCGTAGGAAACTCCTCTTTTGA
- the LOC108324035 gene encoding protein LONGIFOLIA 2 isoform X2 encodes MTTGIVRDQNLEKHIHKQMGCMAGFLQIFDRHQILTGKRIYSPKRLPPASPEPDKVTASPARSMQSPAREVVQSEPKASSPALPVLEFKEGTRSSWKFSREAPRLSLDSRAMVDAKGTLHLHTREIPSENDGDKQRRSTSVIAKLMGLEPLPDSEPGPGPIAKLQRSASESRVSRDLSLPLPLPQCRFLDTNNFPSAVQVTNVVLENNNAAIDARLSNGRAADPPRQRAKKSFYDSADFFPEPKHTASVYGEIERRLRMRGINEPSKDLHTLKHILEALQLKGLLHSNGKSNQSPIVVMKPVRSVNRTGSDSPPPAPLLRSSPRRSLRVGNENRRIDQNERGSMSQSNRALSSSPNRRKHRIVEPQRKVCVDSRRGSVSVSPVHSPKTSPRRNAGNQQVPCGSPRMRRNVEPKLKMLGGAEDESSTVSENSFSTSSYPDTERYRLEEYKEGKDLLDRCDKLLNSIAEITAANELQPSPVSVLDSSFDKDDWCSPSPITKRCIDYKGGPMSKTLGELNGTKYLTLVKGFYFEAAPVLFLLWFVSNYKYGNSRWFVLSLSQNPNQCGPII; translated from the exons atgacgACTGGTATAGTACGAGACCAGAACCTGGagaaacacattcacaagcagaTGGGGTGCATGGCTGGCTTTCTTCAGATCTTTGACCGTCATCAGATACTCACTGGAAAACGCATCTATTCCCCCAAACGTCTACCTCCG GCCTCACCGGAACCTGACAAAGTTACTGCCTCGCCGGCTCGTTCCATGCAGTCGCCGGCTAGGGAGGTGGTCCAATCCGAACCCAAGGCGAGTTCTCCTGCGCTCCCTGTTCTGGAATTCAAGGAAGGCACGCGTTCCTCTTGGAAGTTCTCGCGAGAGGCTCCGAGACTGTCTCTTGACAGCAGAGCCATGGTGGACGCAAAAGGAACTCTTCACCTTCACACGCGAGAGATCCCCTCGGAGAATGATGGAGACAAGCAGCGTCGTTCCACCAGCGTCATTGCCAAGCTTATGGGCCTGGAGCCCCTGCCCGATTCAGAGCCCGGACCAGGGCCCATAGCAAAGCTGCAGAGATCCGCTTCGGAGTCCAGAGTGTCCAGAGATCTGTCTCTGCCTCTGCCACTGCCACAGTGTCGTTTTCTGGACACAAACAATTTCCCAAGCGCGGTTCAGGTCACCAATGTAGTCCTCGAGAATAATAATGCTGCCATCGATGCCCGATTGAGCAATGGCAGAGCTGCAGATCCACCCAGGCAAAGGGCCAAGAAGAGTTTCTACGACTCGGCGGATTTCTTCCCCGAGCCCAAACACACCGCTTCGGTGTACGGGGAGATTGAGAGGAGGTTGCGGATGCGAGGGATTAACGAGCCATCCAAGGATCTCCACACTCTCAAACACATCCTGGAGGCCTTGCAGCTCAAGGGGCTTTTGCATTCCAACGGCAAATCCAATCAATCTCCCATTGTCGTTATGAAACCTGTCCGATCGGTGAACCGGACCGGTAGCGATTCTCCTCCTCCCGCCCCTCTCCTCCGGTCCAGTCCTCGCCGGAGCCTCCGTGTTGGGAACGAGAACAGGAGGATTGACCAAAACGAGCGAGGTTCAATGAGTCAAAGCAACAGAGCACTAAGCTCGAGTCCAAACAGGAGAAAGCATCGAATCGTGGAACCTCAGAGGAAAGTGTGCGTTGATTCAAGAAGGGGGTCTGTGTCTGTCTCTCCGGTTCATTCTCCCAAGACGAGCCCAAGAAGGAATGCAGGCAATCAGCAGGTGCCATGTGGATCGCCTAGGATGAGAAGAAATGTGGAGCCTAAGTTGAAAATGCTGGGTGGGGCAGAGGATGAATCGTCCACAGTCTCAGAGAACAGCTTCAGCACCTCTTCATATCCCGATACAGAG AGGTACAGGTTGGAAGAGTACAAGGAAGGGAAAGATCTGCTGGATAGGTGTGATAAGCTGCTGAACAGCATAGCAGAAATAACAGCAGCCAACGAGTTGCAACCGAGTCCAGTATCGGTTCTGGACTCGTCGTTTGACAAGGACGACTGGTGTTCACCATCCCCTATAACCAAACGCTGCATTGATTACAAAG GAGGTCCAATGTCTAAGACCCTAGGGGAACTTAATGGAACAAAATATCTAACGTTAGTCAAGGGCTTTTACTTTGAAGCTGCTCCCGTTTTGTTTTTGCTTTGGTTTGTATCCAACTACAAGTACGGGAACAGTAGATGGTTTGTCCTCTCGCTCTCCCAAAATCCCAACCAATGTGGACCAATCATTTGA